A part of Acidiferrobacteraceae bacterium genomic DNA contains:
- the lpxC gene encoding UDP-3-O-acyl-N-acetylglucosamine deacetylase, with protein MKFLQERRKNAMEPSSNFRQRTLKNLISATGVGLHTGQKVYMTLRPAAPNTGIVFRRVDLDQPVEIRACAQCVGDTSLSTTLVRDGVRISTVEHLLSAFAGLGIDNAYVDLTASEVPIMDGSASPFVFLILSAGITEQNAPKRFIRIRKPIQVEHGDKWARFEPYEGFKVGFTIEFDHPLFRSSTQTAELDFSSTSFVKEVSRARTFGFMKDIETLRQRNLALGGSLDNAVVVDDYRIVNEDGLRYDDEFVKHKMLDAIGDLYLLGHSLIGAFSGYKSGHALNNQLLRALLAEESAWEAVTFDEGDPAPIPYVQPVYLT; from the coding sequence ATGAAATTTCTTCAGGAACGCCGTAAGAACGCAATGGAACCATCGAGCAATTTCAGGCAGCGCACGCTCAAGAATCTGATTTCCGCCACCGGCGTTGGACTCCATACAGGACAGAAGGTCTACATGACCCTGCGCCCGGCCGCGCCCAACACGGGCATCGTGTTTCGCCGGGTCGATCTGGACCAGCCTGTAGAGATCCGCGCCTGCGCCCAATGCGTCGGCGATACCAGCCTCTCGACGACCCTGGTGCGCGATGGAGTGCGAATCTCTACGGTCGAGCATCTGTTGTCCGCCTTCGCCGGCCTGGGTATCGACAATGCCTATGTCGATCTCACGGCGTCGGAAGTGCCGATCATGGACGGCAGCGCTTCTCCCTTCGTGTTCCTGATCCTGTCCGCGGGCATCACCGAACAGAATGCGCCCAAGCGCTTCATTCGTATTCGCAAGCCGATCCAGGTGGAGCATGGTGACAAATGGGCGCGCTTCGAACCCTACGAAGGGTTCAAGGTGGGTTTCACTATTGAATTTGATCATCCCCTGTTTCGTTCGTCGACGCAGACTGCGGAACTGGACTTCTCTTCCACCTCGTTCGTCAAGGAAGTGAGCCGCGCGCGAACCTTTGGCTTTATGAAGGACATCGAGACCCTGCGGCAGCGCAATCTCGCCCTGGGCGGTAGCCTGGACAACGCTGTGGTGGTTGATGACTACCGTATCGTGAACGAGGACGGTCTGCGTTACGACGACGAATTCGTGAAGCACAAGATGCTGGATGCGATCGGGGACCTGTATCTCCTGGGTCACAGCCTTATCGGTGCATTCAGTGGTTACAAATCCGGTCACGCGCTGAACAATCAGCTGCTCCGCGCCTTGTTGGCGGAAGAGTCGGCCTGGGAGGCGGTGACCTTCGATGAAGGCGATCCCGCGCCCATCCCGTACGTGCAGCCGGTATACCTCACCTGA
- a CDS encoding acyl-CoA thioesterase — protein MVEDQLPTDRQPTLRVVPAPADTNTAGDIFGGWIMSHVDVAGAIVAARRARGRIVTVAVNAFEFKKPVFMGDIVSFYAEVQKVGRTSISVDVVVYAERGLPSGESFGTVVKVTDAVLTYVALDEKRRPRPVEG, from the coding sequence ATGGTCGAAGATCAACTGCCCACGGACCGCCAGCCGACACTACGCGTGGTTCCCGCGCCCGCCGATACGAACACAGCTGGCGATATCTTCGGTGGCTGGATCATGTCTCACGTCGACGTCGCGGGAGCCATCGTCGCCGCGCGCCGCGCCAGGGGCCGGATTGTTACAGTTGCGGTAAACGCCTTCGAGTTCAAGAAGCCCGTGTTCATGGGCGACATCGTCAGTTTCTACGCCGAGGTGCAGAAAGTAGGCCGAACATCCATTTCCGTGGACGTGGTTGTCTATGCCGAGCGCGGATTACCCAGCGGAGAGTCCTTCGGCACGGTGGTCAAGGTGACTGACGCGGTACTGACCTATGTTGCATTGGACGAGAAGCGCAGGCCGCGACCGGTTGAGGGGTAG
- a CDS encoding CoA-binding protein, producing the protein MSFRNPGDAKIRQILEQADTIAVVGLSPKPNRPSHRVARRLQEFGYHIVPVRPVITEVLGEKAYGGLKEVPEPVDIVDVFRAPQYIDAIVDVCIERRFPVLWLQEGVVNESAARRAQEAGITVVMDRCTLKEHVRLLG; encoded by the coding sequence ATGAGCTTTCGCAACCCCGGCGACGCCAAGATCCGCCAGATCCTGGAACAGGCGGACACGATTGCGGTTGTGGGGCTTTCGCCGAAACCCAATCGCCCAAGCCATCGGGTAGCGCGCAGGCTGCAGGAGTTCGGCTACCACATTGTTCCGGTGCGACCCGTCATCACCGAGGTGCTGGGCGAAAAGGCCTACGGCGGGCTTAAAGAGGTTCCGGAGCCGGTGGACATCGTCGATGTGTTTCGGGCACCGCAATACATCGACGCGATTGTCGATGTTTGCATTGAGCGTCGCTTTCCCGTCCTGTGGTTGCAGGAAGGGGTCGTGAACGAGTCCGCCGCCCGGCGGGCGCAGGAAGCGGGAATCACCGTGGTGATGGATCGTTGCACCTTGAAGGAGCACGTCCGCCTTCTGGGCTGA
- the dapF gene encoding diaminopimelate epimerase: MQGLGNDFVVFDAVRQQLELDPETIRHIADRHFGIGCDQVLLVEPSSGPATDFAYRIFNSDGGEVEQCGNGARCFARFVREQDLSARDELKVETLGGVIGLRIESDDQVRVDMGVPRFEPKDIPFDAPRRESVYRLKVDGQELEFSILSMGNPHAVHRVDDIDFAPVDWLGPRIESHPRFPNRVNAGFMQVVAPDHIRVRVYERGAGETLACGTGACAAVVAGRQQGLLGDTVRVDLPGGSLRIVWEGEGSPVYMTGPAVTVFEGSIDLEAGLGLHGQRRTAN; encoded by the coding sequence ATGCAAGGCCTCGGCAACGATTTTGTCGTATTCGATGCCGTTCGCCAGCAGCTGGAACTGGATCCCGAAACCATTCGCCACATCGCGGATCGTCATTTCGGCATCGGTTGCGACCAGGTCCTGCTGGTGGAACCGTCCTCAGGTCCGGCGACCGATTTTGCCTATCGTATCTTCAATTCCGACGGCGGCGAAGTGGAACAATGCGGCAACGGGGCCCGCTGTTTCGCCCGGTTCGTGCGCGAACAGGACCTTTCCGCCAGGGACGAACTCAAGGTCGAAACCCTTGGCGGGGTCATTGGTCTGCGAATCGAATCCGATGACCAGGTACGGGTAGATATGGGGGTTCCCCGGTTCGAGCCCAAGGACATTCCCTTCGATGCGCCCCGGCGCGAATCCGTGTATCGCCTGAAGGTAGACGGGCAGGAGCTGGAATTTTCCATCCTGTCCATGGGAAATCCCCATGCGGTACACCGGGTGGATGATATCGATTTCGCCCCGGTGGACTGGCTGGGCCCCCGGATCGAGTCGCATCCCCGGTTTCCCAACCGGGTCAATGCTGGGTTCATGCAGGTGGTGGCCCCGGACCACATCCGGGTGCGGGTCTACGAGCGTGGTGCCGGGGAGACCCTGGCCTGTGGAACCGGTGCCTGTGCTGCGGTGGTTGCGGGTCGCCAGCAGGGCCTGCTTGGTGATACGGTACGGGTAGATCTTCCCGGCGGCTCCCTGCGAATCGTTTGGGAAGGGGAGGGCAGCCCGGTGTACATGACCGGACCGGCAGTAACTGTATTTGAGGGATCGATCGATCTCGAGGCTGGATTGGGGCTCCATGGCCAAAGAAGAACCGCAAACTGA
- a CDS encoding S24 family peptidase codes for MMDTGGCSAAEPYALRVLGDSMEPEFNEGHIIIVDPGMPAVSGAFVVIDYDGDTYLRQFVVDGEAKCLQALKDGYPAMELIGPYHIHGVVVQRSTPGRRRELKQYY; via the coding sequence ATGATGGATACAGGTGGCTGTTCCGCGGCCGAGCCCTACGCCCTGCGAGTGCTGGGCGACAGCATGGAACCGGAGTTCAATGAGGGGCACATCATCATTGTCGATCCCGGCATGCCAGCGGTGAGCGGCGCCTTCGTGGTCATCGACTACGATGGCGATACCTACCTGCGCCAGTTCGTGGTGGACGGGGAGGCCAAGTGCCTGCAGGCGCTCAAGGATGGATATCCGGCGATGGAACTGATCGGGCCCTATCACATCCACGGCGTGGTGGTGCAACGCTCGACCCCGGGCCGCCGACGCGAACTCAAGCAATACTACTGA
- the xerC gene encoding tyrosine recombinase XerC, whose product MHSSSLARIEEFIAHLKYERRLSPHTAKSYLRDLERLRGFCEQRELREWGDVRPQDARRFVGEAHRQGVSGATIRRYLSTARTFYRFLLREGAADTNPFDGVPAPRTGKTLPQALSAEEAASLMEIEDPKGGALVHRDRALVELIYSSGLRLAEVVGLNLTDLDLGEALVRVTGKGSKARVVPVGREACNALERWLQDRQSWADAGETALFVSRRGSRLGPRAIQQRLNYWAARRLPGTPVHPHMLRHSFATHLLESSGDLRAVQELLGHADITTTQVYTHIDFQHLAKVYDAAHPRARRHKPKSD is encoded by the coding sequence ATGCATTCCTCGTCCCTCGCGCGGATCGAAGAATTCATTGCCCACCTGAAGTACGAACGTCGGCTATCCCCCCACACCGCGAAGAGCTACCTGCGGGATCTGGAGCGTTTGCGCGGGTTCTGCGAGCAACGAGAACTGCGGGAATGGGGCGACGTACGGCCGCAGGATGCCCGTCGTTTCGTCGGTGAGGCCCATCGTCAGGGTGTTTCCGGGGCCACGATCCGCCGCTATCTTTCCACCGCTCGCACGTTTTACCGATTTCTCTTGCGCGAAGGGGCAGCGGACACCAACCCCTTCGACGGTGTACCGGCGCCAAGAACGGGAAAGACGCTTCCCCAGGCCTTGTCGGCGGAGGAGGCGGCCAGCCTGATGGAGATCGAAGACCCAAAAGGCGGGGCTCTGGTTCACCGGGATCGGGCCCTGGTTGAACTTATCTACTCCTCGGGTCTGCGTCTGGCGGAGGTCGTGGGACTGAACCTGACCGATCTGGACCTGGGTGAGGCCCTCGTGCGGGTGACAGGCAAGGGGAGCAAGGCCCGCGTGGTGCCGGTGGGCCGCGAGGCCTGCAATGCCCTGGAACGCTGGCTACAGGACCGCCAATCCTGGGCTGATGCCGGTGAGACCGCGCTGTTCGTGTCGCGCCGCGGTAGCAGGCTGGGCCCCCGTGCCATCCAGCAGCGTCTGAACTATTGGGCTGCCCGTCGACTCCCGGGTACGCCGGTACACCCCCATATGCTACGCCACTCCTTCGCCACTCACCTGCTGGAGTCCAGTGGGGACCTGCGGGCGGTTCAGGAACTGCTGGGCCACGCGGATATCACCACCACCCAGGTCTATACCCACATCGATTTCCAGCACCTGGCCAAGGTTTACGACGCCGCCCACCCGCGGGCGCGCCGCCATAAGCCCAAATCTGACTGA
- the lysA gene encoding diaminopimelate decarboxylase, with product MEAFHYQDGQLYAEGVALADIASAVGSPVYVYSRAMIEERWRAYDEAFSGRDHLVCYAVKANSNLAVLKLLADQGSGFDIVSVGELERVLRAGGDPSRVVFSGVGKTPEEIRRALEAGIGCFNVESEAELEQLNEIAADMGVRAPVSLRINPDVDPHTHPYISTGLKESKFGIPIDMAPALYDRARSMDHIEIRGVASHIGSQLTEIDPFVDALERVISLVGELGDAGIDLQWLDLGGGLGIRYADEEAPEPTNLVVTLMDHLQEMGTRYQRMRVLIEPGRSIVGNAGVLLTRVQYLKPGELRNFAIVDAAMNDLIRPALYDAWQDIVVVNRDAARETGIYDVVGPVCESGDFLGHDRELAIAPGDLLAVASAGAYGAVMSSNYNSRPRAAEVIVDGSEFHVVRRRETVDELMACESVLPA from the coding sequence GCCTATGACGAGGCATTCTCCGGTCGCGACCATCTCGTCTGCTACGCGGTCAAGGCCAATTCCAATCTCGCGGTGTTGAAGCTGTTGGCGGACCAGGGCTCGGGGTTCGATATCGTTTCCGTGGGCGAACTTGAGCGGGTATTGCGCGCCGGTGGCGACCCGTCCCGGGTTGTCTTCTCCGGTGTTGGCAAGACGCCCGAGGAAATCCGGCGCGCGCTCGAAGCAGGAATCGGCTGCTTCAATGTAGAGTCCGAGGCGGAACTGGAGCAACTGAACGAGATCGCCGCCGACATGGGGGTACGGGCGCCGGTTTCCCTGCGGATCAACCCGGACGTGGATCCCCATACCCATCCTTATATCTCGACCGGGCTCAAGGAAAGCAAGTTCGGGATCCCGATTGATATGGCGCCGGCGTTGTACGATCGTGCACGATCGATGGATCACATCGAGATTCGAGGCGTCGCGAGCCATATCGGTTCGCAGTTGACCGAGATCGATCCGTTCGTCGATGCCCTCGAGCGGGTGATTTCACTCGTGGGGGAACTGGGCGACGCGGGAATCGACTTGCAGTGGCTGGACCTGGGGGGTGGCCTTGGCATCCGCTATGCCGATGAAGAAGCGCCGGAGCCGACGAATCTGGTCGTTACGCTCATGGATCACCTGCAGGAAATGGGGACACGCTATCAACGTATGCGGGTGTTGATCGAGCCGGGCCGTTCCATCGTCGGAAATGCCGGCGTTTTGCTGACACGGGTCCAGTACCTCAAGCCTGGGGAGCTGCGCAATTTCGCCATTGTCGATGCAGCCATGAATGATCTGATCCGTCCGGCCCTGTACGACGCGTGGCAGGATATCGTCGTGGTGAACCGCGACGCCGCGCGGGAGACCGGCATCTACGATGTGGTCGGCCCGGTCTGCGAGAGCGGGGATTTTCTCGGGCACGATCGCGAACTGGCCATCGCGCCGGGTGACCTGCTGGCGGTCGCTTCGGCGGGCGCCTATGGTGCCGTCATGTCTTCGAACTACAACTCGCGACCGAGGGCGGCCGAGGTCATTGTCGACGGTTCCGAGTTTCACGTGGTGCGACGCCGTGAAACTGTGGACGAGTTGATGGCCTGCGAGTCGGTCCTTCCCGCCTGA
- a CDS encoding DUF484 family protein — MAKEEPQTEVSWEDAVARFLEDNPDFFSDRPELLAQLELTHPERGTAVSLIERQVGVLREQGQTLQRQLRELISNARENDVIGRRLHEFACSLLQANGVSAVIEISRSQIREKFRLDAVALRLAAASAPEATPAEVVAEDDDDLTQLLESAKGDAPLCGVVLPEVLQARLFGETAEGIRSVVVVPLSGDDTRGVLVLGSQDPHRFEPGMATDYLVRLGELLRIALDRHL, encoded by the coding sequence ATGGCCAAAGAAGAACCGCAAACTGAGGTTTCCTGGGAAGACGCGGTCGCGCGTTTTCTGGAAGACAATCCTGATTTTTTTAGCGATCGGCCAGAGCTCCTGGCCCAGCTTGAACTGACCCATCCGGAGCGTGGAACCGCCGTGTCCCTGATCGAGCGCCAGGTGGGCGTGCTGCGTGAACAGGGTCAGACCCTGCAGCGGCAACTGCGCGAATTGATCAGCAATGCGCGGGAAAACGACGTGATCGGCCGCCGTCTGCACGAGTTTGCCTGTTCCCTGCTGCAGGCCAACGGGGTGTCCGCGGTTATTGAGATTTCGCGCAGCCAGATCCGCGAAAAGTTCCGCCTGGATGCGGTAGCGCTGCGTCTGGCTGCGGCGTCCGCCCCGGAGGCGACGCCGGCAGAAGTTGTGGCGGAAGACGATGACGACCTCACCCAGCTGTTGGAGTCGGCCAAGGGCGACGCACCCCTGTGTGGTGTGGTCTTGCCCGAGGTCCTGCAGGCGCGCCTGTTTGGCGAAACGGCGGAAGGGATCCGGTCCGTGGTCGTCGTGCCCCTGTCCGGCGATGATACCCGTGGGGTATTGGTGCTGGGCAGCCAGGATCCGCACCGTTTCGAGCCCGGGATGGCCACGGACTACCTGGTTCGACTCGGCGAACTGCTGCGCATCGCCCTGGATCGCCATCTCTGA
- a CDS encoding methyltransferase domain-containing protein, producing the protein MDRIPEPELMDAADQAAAYAAADFSESNSLFVDLLHEKFPDHSPRTLVDLGCGPGDILVRLARAFPHARLTGVDGSAAMLEHARKAILAAGAAGQVELLHLRLQDLELAGVYDTIVSNSLLHHLENPGLLWRRIGELGRPGAVVLVMDLVRPATESAARELVQRYAHGEPEILRRDFHHSLLASFQPDEIRRQLSQAGLSGFAVELVSDRHVAIYGQIPQENP; encoded by the coding sequence ATGGACCGGATTCCCGAGCCGGAACTGATGGATGCCGCCGATCAGGCAGCGGCATACGCAGCAGCCGACTTTTCCGAGTCGAACTCCCTGTTTGTGGATCTTCTTCACGAGAAGTTTCCCGATCATTCGCCGCGGACCCTGGTCGACCTGGGTTGTGGCCCGGGCGATATCCTTGTGCGTCTTGCCCGTGCCTTTCCTCACGCGCGTTTGACCGGCGTCGACGGATCCGCGGCGATGCTGGAACACGCACGCAAGGCGATCCTGGCGGCTGGCGCGGCCGGGCAGGTGGAGTTGCTGCATTTGAGACTGCAAGACCTGGAGCTGGCCGGGGTATACGACACCATCGTCAGCAACAGTCTGTTGCATCATCTGGAAAATCCGGGCTTGCTGTGGCGGCGCATCGGCGAACTGGGGCGACCCGGGGCGGTCGTACTGGTTATGGACCTGGTGCGACCAGCAACGGAATCGGCGGCGCGGGAACTGGTGCAGCGTTATGCCCACGGCGAGCCGGAGATTCTGCGGCGCGATTTTCACCATTCACTGCTTGCCTCGTTCCAACCGGACGAGATTCGCAGGCAGTTATCGCAAGCCGGGCTCAGTGGTTTTGCTGTCGAGCTGGTCAGCGATCGTCATGTGGCCATCTACGGACAAATACCACAGGAGAATCCATGA